A window of Formosa sp. Hel1_31_208 contains these coding sequences:
- a CDS encoding nitronate monooxygenase family protein, which translates to MQTKLTQLLNIKYPIIQAPMFLVSNVAMVTEAMKSGIAGCIPALNYRSLDELREAIRTLKANKVEGGSFGFNLIVNKSNLKYMGQLEVLCEEGCDFIITSLGSPEETINQAHAAGIKVFCDVTDLRFAQKVESLGADAAIAVNNEAGGHRGKLSPKELIKQLNNHLSIPVISAGGVGCKADIDNMLSYGAEGVSVGSPFIASEEAGVTDEYKQACVDYGADDIIMTERISGTPCTVINTPYVQKIGTKATWLENVLNKNRKLKKWVKMVRFSIGMKATEKAAKKATYKTVWVAGPSIEHTKEILPVKRIVENLIN; encoded by the coding sequence ATGCAAACTAAACTCACTCAATTACTCAATATTAAATACCCAATAATTCAAGCACCAATGTTTCTGGTATCCAACGTGGCAATGGTAACGGAAGCGATGAAATCTGGAATAGCTGGTTGCATTCCAGCGTTAAATTATAGGTCACTTGATGAGTTACGAGAGGCTATAAGAACCTTAAAAGCCAATAAGGTGGAAGGAGGTTCTTTCGGATTTAATTTGATTGTTAACAAATCAAATCTAAAATATATGGGTCAATTAGAAGTCTTATGTGAAGAAGGCTGTGATTTTATAATAACGTCTTTAGGGAGTCCCGAAGAAACGATTAATCAAGCCCATGCAGCAGGTATAAAAGTGTTTTGTGATGTCACCGATTTACGATTTGCTCAAAAGGTAGAGAGTTTGGGAGCTGATGCTGCAATCGCAGTGAATAATGAAGCTGGAGGACACAGAGGAAAATTATCACCCAAGGAACTTATTAAGCAGTTAAATAATCATTTATCCATTCCTGTTATTTCCGCAGGAGGTGTAGGGTGTAAGGCAGATATTGATAATATGTTAAGTTATGGAGCCGAAGGCGTTAGTGTTGGAAGTCCATTTATTGCATCAGAAGAAGCAGGTGTTACCGATGAGTATAAACAGGCTTGTGTAGATTATGGCGCAGATGACATCATAATGACAGAGCGTATTTCAGGAACGCCTTGTACGGTAATAAATACGCCTTATGTTCAAAAAATTGGAACTAAAGCGACTTGGCTAGAAAATGTTCTAAATAAAAACCGAAAACTTAAAAAATGGGTCAAAATGGTTCGTTTTTCAATTGGTATGAAAGCTACCGAAAAAGCGGCTAAAAAAGCAACCTATAAAACGGTTTGGGTCGCAGGACCTAGTATTGAACATACTAAAGAAATACTGCCAGTGAAGCGCATCGTTGAAAATTTAATTAATTAG
- a CDS encoding Brp/Blh family beta-carotene 15,15'-dioxygenase, protein MQNIYNISIVLSFAGLWVTSMFSGNLEIILGFIFIFSFGILHGSNDILLIDSLSSVKLKHPFISVLGIYVLTVLSAVVAFYFIPILALSLFIIFSAFHFGEQHWEYRKVNPSKGITNVFYFIYGMLVLELLFLLNPAEVIEVVEAITTYQLTEAIITYSFIITLTLFLMSSLYLFMTSKVFKKIIFKELFYLLIFTIIFKVSTLIWGFAIYFILWHSIPSLYEQITFIYGDFNKKYLINYCKNALPYWVISLIGISVVYLLFKDKTIFSAVFFSFIAAVTFPHALIINKMFSNKKTQPNT, encoded by the coding sequence ATGCAAAATATTTACAATATATCAATAGTTTTAAGTTTCGCAGGTTTATGGGTAACATCCATGTTCTCTGGTAATCTTGAAATTATTCTTGGGTTTATTTTTATATTTTCATTTGGAATTTTACATGGGTCTAACGATATCCTTCTTATCGACTCATTATCATCAGTGAAATTAAAACATCCATTTATAAGCGTACTTGGTATTTATGTATTGACAGTGCTATCTGCAGTTGTGGCTTTTTATTTCATTCCAATTCTTGCTCTGAGTTTGTTTATCATCTTTAGTGCGTTTCATTTTGGTGAACAGCACTGGGAATATAGGAAAGTGAATCCATCGAAAGGCATAACTAATGTATTCTACTTTATTTATGGTATGCTTGTATTAGAATTATTATTCTTGTTGAATCCGGCAGAAGTCATTGAGGTTGTTGAAGCGATTACTACATATCAATTAACGGAAGCAATTATCACATATAGTTTTATAATTACATTGACGCTGTTTTTGATGTCTTCGTTGTATTTATTTATGACATCTAAGGTGTTTAAAAAAATCATTTTTAAGGAATTATTTTATCTCTTGATTTTTACGATCATTTTTAAAGTATCTACCTTAATTTGGGGATTCGCTATTTATTTTATTCTCTGGCATAGTATTCCATCGCTTTACGAACAAATCACCTTCATATATGGTGATTTTAATAAAAAGTATTTAATAAACTATTGTAAAAATGCTCTTCCATATTGGGTGATATCACTAATTGGAATATCGGTTGTGTATTTATTGTTTAAAGACAAAACTATTTTTTCTGCAGTTTTCTTTTCATTTATAGCAGCTGTAACATTTCCTCATGCTTTAATCATCAATAAAATGTTCTCCAATAAAAAAACGCAACCAAATACATGA
- a CDS encoding alpha/beta hydrolase — translation MNSTEKEIYYTINNSYSTLNEYSEDTKNVWFVCHGLGYLSRFFIRYFKGLNPTENFIIAPQAQSKYYLTNAYKHIGASWLTRENTAEETENIMRYFDSIFEKEQLSKAQNLIVLGYSQGVSVAMRYLAKRKIQCSQLILHSGGIPKELTRDDFKFFKGEVKLIYGTKDEYLNDARMAQETTMANTLFPNNLTCIPFDGAHVVNVNLINQLV, via the coding sequence ATGAATTCAACAGAAAAGGAAATTTATTATACCATTAACAACAGTTATTCCACATTAAACGAATACAGTGAAGACACAAAAAACGTTTGGTTTGTTTGTCATGGTTTGGGGTATTTAAGTCGGTTTTTTATACGTTATTTCAAAGGTTTAAATCCAACGGAAAATTTCATTATTGCACCGCAAGCACAAAGTAAATATTACCTTACTAATGCCTACAAGCATATAGGTGCAAGTTGGCTAACACGAGAGAATACAGCAGAAGAAACGGAAAACATCATGAGGTATTTCGATTCTATTTTTGAAAAAGAGCAGTTATCAAAAGCTCAAAACCTTATTGTTTTGGGGTATTCTCAAGGCGTTAGTGTTGCAATGCGATATCTTGCAAAACGAAAAATTCAATGTTCGCAATTGATACTCCATTCTGGAGGCATTCCAAAAGAACTCACTAGAGACGATTTTAAATTTTTTAAAGGTGAAGTTAAATTAATCTATGGCACGAAAGACGAATACCTTAATGATGCACGTATGGCTCAAGAGACGACTATGGCGAATACGTTGTTTCCAAATAATTTAACTTGTATTCCCTTTGATGGTGCGCATGTTGTCAATGTAAATTTGATTAATCAATTGGTTTGA
- a CDS encoding PaaI family thioesterase — protein sequence MQLSKEDLLVKANAISKNTLMETLNIEMVDYGDDFLVARMPVTPKVHQPDGVLHGGATAALAESVGSFASHIFIDTEIYFVRGLEITANHIKSVTDGYVYAKATFLHKGRTTQLLDIRITDDQDNLISICRLSTISLPKHK from the coding sequence ATGCAACTATCTAAAGAAGACTTGCTGGTCAAAGCAAATGCGATCAGTAAAAATACCTTAATGGAAACCTTAAATATTGAGATGGTCGATTATGGTGACGATTTCTTAGTTGCAAGAATGCCAGTGACTCCAAAAGTACACCAGCCAGACGGGGTATTGCATGGCGGAGCTACAGCAGCTTTAGCTGAGAGCGTGGGAAGTTTTGCCTCACATATTTTTATCGATACCGAAATTTATTTTGTTCGTGGTTTAGAAATTACGGCTAATCACATTAAGAGTGTGACTGATGGTTATGTCTATGCCAAAGCGACCTTCTTGCACAAAGGACGAACGACACAGTTATTGGATATAAGAATTACCGATGATCAGGATAATTTAATCTCTATTTGTCGACTCTCAACGATCTCCTTACCAAAACATAAATAA
- a CDS encoding GNAT family N-acetyltransferase — protein sequence MQVSTLENERVKLSLLDLSNYKELISIAQEEKLIKYSPSKIDTEADLRAYVQLALDGYYHKAIIPYIVYDKTYASYAGSTRYGLINWNHKTLHIGWTWIGHRFQGIGLNAQIKFLMLQYAFETLHFEKVEFRIDVRNIKSRKAIEKIGATLEGILRKDTLMKDGYRRNTCCYSILKEEWPKIKHTCFKKP from the coding sequence ATGCAGGTTTCTACCCTAGAAAATGAGCGTGTTAAACTATCGCTACTCGATTTAAGTAATTATAAAGAACTCATATCAATAGCTCAGGAAGAAAAACTCATTAAATATTCACCAAGTAAAATTGATACTGAAGCTGATTTGAGAGCTTATGTGCAACTGGCTTTGGACGGTTACTACCACAAGGCCATAATCCCCTATATTGTTTATGATAAAACCTATGCATCATATGCTGGTAGTACGCGTTATGGCCTCATTAATTGGAATCATAAAACATTACATATTGGTTGGACCTGGATTGGACATAGATTTCAAGGAATCGGTCTTAACGCTCAAATAAAATTTTTGATGCTCCAGTATGCTTTTGAAACCTTACATTTTGAAAAAGTAGAATTTAGGATTGACGTTAGAAATATAAAATCTAGAAAAGCTATTGAAAAAATAGGAGCTACTCTAGAAGGTATACTTCGAAAAGACACACTGATGAAAGATGGTTATAGAAGAAATACATGTTGCTATAGTATCTTGAAAGAAGAATGGCCTAAAATTAAACACACTTGTTTTAAAAAACCATGA
- a CDS encoding ribose-5-phosphate isomerase: protein MAKTQYSIYVIELSKRVFTENAKFRAANPQFNGVLQCLYVGMTSKTPKERFVQHKTGYRNKKGYKLSSTIVEKYGSYLRPSLYNHIDPMTSRADALKMEETLALELRRQRYAVWFN, encoded by the coding sequence ATGGCCAAAACTCAATATAGCATTTACGTCATAGAATTATCCAAACGGGTTTTTACCGAGAACGCCAAATTTCGTGCTGCGAATCCGCAATTCAATGGTGTATTGCAATGTTTGTATGTTGGTATGACTAGTAAGACTCCGAAAGAGCGATTTGTTCAGCATAAAACAGGATATCGAAATAAAAAAGGCTACAAATTGTCTTCAACTATCGTAGAGAAGTATGGCAGCTATTTACGACCTAGTTTATACAATCATATTGACCCAATGACATCAAGAGCCGATGCATTAAAAATGGAAGAAACACTGGCTTTAGAATTACGCAGACAACGCTATGCGGTTTGGTTTAATTAG
- a CDS encoding class I SAM-dependent rRNA methyltransferase, with protein sequence MIFSNTIESTYQPKRLAVKLTAKGEHYVQQGHPWMFSDSIIKINDNAKAGDLAIIFGKKKNSMIGIGLYDPNSPIRIKMIYNASAPIKIDDSFFLRKIKTAFQKREPLLKTNTNSYRLLFGENDGFPSLIVDIYNTVLVLKLYSEIWLPYLKTILESLIKVSACETAVIRLSRSLQNSVTHQIKDGEVVYGTLENEVVQFVEHGVNFSANVIKGHKTGYFLDHRENRRLVGLLSKDKSVLDVFSYAGGFSVHALANGAKEVISLDISEQALQIAKLNGKLNMFSGEHFTLAGDAFKILEQLILEKRTFDVVVIDPPSFAKQQSETQLAKKKYAQLASLGEQLTTPNGLLVLASCSSRVSATAFYDINTQTLKRSQRLFSVERKTQHDIDHPIGFEEGAYLKCGYYRFLD encoded by the coding sequence ATGATATTTTCCAATACAATAGAATCAACATATCAACCTAAACGTCTTGCTGTAAAACTTACGGCAAAAGGAGAGCACTACGTTCAACAAGGTCATCCATGGATGTTTTCTGATAGTATCATCAAAATTAATGATAATGCTAAAGCAGGTGACTTAGCAATCATTTTCGGAAAAAAGAAGAACAGTATGATTGGTATTGGTCTTTATGATCCAAATTCACCTATTCGTATTAAAATGATTTATAATGCTTCAGCACCTATTAAAATTGATGATTCTTTTTTTCTTCGGAAAATTAAAACTGCTTTTCAAAAACGAGAGCCATTATTAAAAACAAATACTAATAGTTACCGATTACTTTTTGGAGAGAATGACGGCTTTCCTTCATTGATAGTTGATATTTATAATACGGTTTTAGTTCTAAAGTTATATTCTGAAATCTGGTTACCCTATCTCAAAACTATTTTAGAAAGCTTAATTAAAGTTTCAGCTTGTGAGACCGCAGTTATCAGATTGAGTCGTTCATTGCAAAACTCAGTGACACATCAAATTAAAGATGGAGAGGTGGTTTATGGAACATTAGAAAATGAAGTTGTTCAATTTGTTGAACATGGGGTTAACTTTTCGGCCAATGTGATTAAAGGTCACAAGACAGGCTACTTTTTAGATCATAGAGAGAATAGGAGATTGGTGGGATTATTAAGTAAAGACAAATCAGTTTTAGATGTATTCTCCTATGCTGGTGGATTTTCAGTCCATGCCTTAGCAAATGGTGCAAAAGAGGTTATCAGTTTAGATATTAGTGAACAAGCCCTTCAGATAGCGAAACTAAACGGAAAACTAAATATGTTTTCTGGGGAGCATTTTACTTTAGCAGGTGACGCTTTTAAAATCTTAGAACAGCTTATTTTAGAAAAAAGGACATTTGATGTAGTGGTCATTGATCCGCCAAGTTTTGCAAAACAACAATCTGAAACCCAACTCGCTAAAAAGAAATATGCTCAATTAGCAAGTTTAGGTGAACAGCTCACAACCCCAAACGGTTTATTAGTCTTGGCATCTTGTTCGTCTCGGGTATCTGCGACAGCATTTTATGACATTAATACGCAGACCTTAAAAAGATCTCAACGATTATTTTCAGTAGAACGAAAAACGCAACATGATATTGATCATCCCATCGGTTTTGAAGAAGGCGCATATTTAAAATGTGGGTATTACCGTTTTTTAGATTAG
- a CDS encoding chorismate-binding protein — MLQTAFFSHIETQYLSQLPFVAYRKPNEKIINAILQNNDTVYEVTDFKERGFVFAPFNLQDRIVIFPLETSQCLSAEFKPASNLDAKPIEFELDKNTRDAHLKLIQKGINDIKAERFKKVVLSRVEKISLDDKSPIELFESLLQTYPSAFVYLWYHPGIGLWLGATPEILLSVEGQRFNTMALAGTQPYANSKHVSWDAKNIEEQRLVTHYITETLKPYTDRIDTGEVQTAKAGQLLHLKTKISGVFQPGALKDVITHLHPTPAVCGMPLKASQAFILAHENYNREYYTGFLGELNFKTAKTRNTNRRNVENSAYQTVKLTTHLYVNLRCMQLKQQDAFIYTGGGITKDSNAIEEWEETVNKAQTMLSVLKN; from the coding sequence ATGCTTCAGACAGCGTTCTTTTCGCATATTGAAACACAGTATCTTTCGCAGTTGCCCTTTGTGGCTTACCGTAAGCCAAATGAGAAAATTATAAATGCGATACTTCAAAATAATGATACTGTTTATGAGGTTACTGATTTCAAGGAACGTGGATTTGTCTTTGCACCATTTAACTTACAGGATAGAATAGTTATTTTTCCTTTGGAAACATCTCAATGTTTATCTGCTGAATTTAAACCGGCCTCAAACCTTGACGCTAAACCGATAGAATTTGAACTCGATAAAAATACTAGAGATGCCCATCTCAAATTAATTCAAAAAGGGATTAATGACATCAAAGCTGAACGATTTAAAAAAGTAGTGCTTTCTAGAGTTGAAAAGATCTCACTTGATGATAAAAGTCCGATAGAGCTATTTGAATCCTTATTACAAACATATCCATCAGCATTTGTATATCTATGGTATCACCCAGGTATTGGTTTATGGTTAGGTGCTACGCCAGAAATATTGCTCTCAGTTGAAGGTCAGCGTTTTAATACCATGGCGTTAGCAGGAACTCAACCTTACGCGAATTCGAAGCATGTATCTTGGGATGCCAAGAATATAGAAGAACAGCGATTAGTAACTCATTATATAACTGAAACACTAAAACCGTATACTGATCGTATTGATACCGGTGAAGTTCAAACTGCAAAAGCCGGACAATTACTCCATTTAAAAACGAAGATTTCTGGTGTGTTTCAGCCTGGTGCACTAAAAGACGTTATTACGCATTTGCATCCAACACCTGCCGTCTGTGGAATGCCTCTTAAAGCGTCTCAAGCATTTATTTTAGCTCACGAAAATTATAATAGGGAGTATTATACCGGATTTTTAGGAGAGTTAAATTTTAAAACCGCTAAGACAAGAAATACTAATCGCCGCAATGTTGAAAACAGTGCATACCAAACGGTAAAGTTAACAACTCATCTCTATGTAAATTTACGTTGCATGCAACTTAAACAGCAAGACGCTTTCATTTATACAGGAGGTGGAATTACTAAAGACTCGAATGCGATAGAAGAGTGGGAGGAAACAGTTAACAAGGCACAAACAATGTTATCAGTCTTAAAAAACTAA
- a CDS encoding bacteriorhodopsin-like, with protein sequence MKTISLLVDVTSKMDPTDYVGFTFFVGCMAMMAASAFFFLSLNQFDKKWRTSVLVSGLITFIAAVHYFYMRDYWAVNMESPTFFRYVDWILTVPLMCVEFYLILKVAGAKPSLMWKLIGLSVVMLVTGYFGEAVFTDQAALWGGISGLAYFVIVYEIWLGSAKKLAVAAGGEILKAHKILCWFVLVGWAIYPLGYMLGTDGWYTSILGSGSVDVAYNIADAINKIGFGLVIYALAVKKQEAIA encoded by the coding sequence ATGAAAACCATCTCACTTTTAGTAGACGTTACGTCTAAAATGGATCCAACAGATTACGTTGGATTTACGTTCTTTGTTGGTTGCATGGCTATGATGGCTGCATCAGCATTTTTCTTTTTATCATTAAATCAATTTGATAAAAAATGGCGAACTTCAGTATTAGTTTCAGGACTAATTACTTTTATCGCAGCGGTTCATTATTTCTACATGAGAGATTATTGGGCTGTTAACATGGAATCACCAACATTCTTCAGATATGTGGATTGGATTTTAACGGTGCCATTAATGTGTGTAGAATTCTATTTAATTCTTAAAGTTGCAGGTGCAAAACCTTCTTTAATGTGGAAATTAATCGGGTTATCCGTTGTAATGCTTGTTACAGGTTATTTTGGAGAGGCAGTGTTTACAGATCAAGCCGCTTTATGGGGTGGAATTTCTGGATTAGCTTACTTTGTTATTGTTTACGAAATCTGGTTAGGAAGCGCAAAGAAATTAGCAGTAGCTGCTGGAGGAGAAATCTTAAAAGCTCACAAAATACTATGTTGGTTCGTACTTGTAGGATGGGCTATTTACCCATTAGGTTACATGTTAGGGACAGATGGATGGTATACTAGTATATTAGGATCTGGTAGTGTAGATGTAGCTTACAACATTGCCGATGCCATTAACAAAATTGGATTTGGATTAGTAATCTATGCCTTAGCTGTTAAAAAGCAAGAAGCAATCGCTTAA
- a CDS encoding S41 family peptidase, with product MKLIRILPLILALTILQIAFAQKNANLWLRNTAISPNGSQIAFTYNADIYAVSVDGGKATRLTTNSAYDTKPVWSHDGQQIAFASNRHGNFDVFVMSKTGSNVKRLTFHSADDMPTDFSQNNDAVWFNSIRLDTNKSLLFHRLGELYSASLNGSTPEQLTSYPAYEAKNTSNGGILFEEIKGYEDEWRKHHTSSVTRDIWLKSSTGSFQKLSNFKGENRNAVFGSGDSFYYLSEKSGTFNVYVSNFSNPSQSTQVSNFDMHPVRHLSVSNTDLLCYSFNGNVYTQKVGERPKKLAIDVGGDQSLLDNELLFVNGNVTDMVPSPNGKELIFIHRGDVFVTSVDGSLTRRLTETPEQERSIDISPDGRTIVYAGERNNSWNLYTQTIAEKNEKYFVNAIELKEEILLADAKESFQPKFSPTGEDIAYLEERTKLRTINLKTKKVTQIHEGENHFSYADGDQQFEWSPDGKWLAITFYPNQYWFGEIGILKADGTGSLVNVSKSGFSDYSPKWSLDGSMIYWASDRNGMHSVAKTGPSQSDVYAVFLTQEAYDKYQLNKDEFSFVVDDKDDEDKKEDDNDSKNDKKKKDEDAEKEEKKLKPITIEFDNLHKRKEKLSLFSTSLSDALITKDAKSLLYLGRIDNKANLWKLDLRTKEIKSLGTYGRGGSMSFGKDAKEVFILSGGRISKVEVSSGKKKPVAIKDEMSFNLSHERLYLMDHVSRQVKKKFLDPNLHGAPWDELSANYKKFVPHLNNDYDFKDILGELLGELNASHTGARFRQANAKGDQTAALGIFIDDNHKGNGLKILEIMEGSPLINGSKKVVSGVIIEAIDGESITPDLNYFALLNRKSAKATILSYYNPATNTRWKERVKPISIGAENELRYQRWVKKNRDLVHTLSNNQIGYMHIRNMSDGSFREFLDEVMGEEVNKKALVVDTRFNGGGDLVDDITTFLSGKKYMEFSNGGKVVGIESQRRWTKPSIMLVGESNYSDAHCTPAGYKDLKIGKLVGMPVPGTCSFVWWERIQNGIVFGIPNMQVLDIEGDVLENKELLPDIEVKNGFEKITSGQDEQIEAAVKELLKSMD from the coding sequence ATGAAGCTGATACGTATCCTCCCTCTTATTTTAGCCTTGACTATTTTACAAATAGCCTTTGCTCAAAAAAACGCAAATTTATGGCTTCGAAATACAGCCATTTCACCAAACGGTAGCCAAATAGCATTTACTTATAATGCTGATATCTATGCCGTTTCAGTGGATGGAGGAAAGGCCACACGACTCACTACCAACAGTGCCTATGATACCAAGCCTGTTTGGTCGCATGACGGACAACAAATTGCATTTGCTTCAAATAGACATGGTAATTTTGATGTGTTTGTAATGTCAAAAACAGGAAGCAACGTCAAACGCTTAACTTTTCATTCTGCCGATGATATGCCTACCGACTTTTCACAAAACAATGATGCGGTATGGTTTAATAGCATTCGATTAGATACTAATAAATCCCTGTTATTTCATCGGTTAGGTGAATTATATAGTGCGTCTTTAAACGGCTCAACACCTGAACAGCTTACGAGTTATCCTGCATATGAGGCAAAGAACACTAGTAATGGTGGGATATTATTTGAAGAGATTAAGGGCTATGAAGATGAATGGCGTAAACATCATACATCTTCGGTAACAAGAGATATATGGCTAAAGTCGTCTACGGGTAGCTTCCAGAAACTTTCAAACTTTAAAGGTGAAAATCGTAATGCGGTTTTCGGTTCAGGTGATTCCTTCTATTATTTATCTGAAAAATCAGGAACGTTTAATGTTTATGTATCGAATTTTTCTAATCCGAGTCAATCTACTCAGGTTTCAAATTTCGATATGCATCCTGTTAGGCATCTTTCGGTATCAAATACAGATCTATTATGTTATAGTTTCAACGGAAATGTTTACACGCAAAAGGTAGGTGAACGTCCGAAAAAATTAGCCATCGATGTTGGAGGTGATCAATCATTATTGGACAATGAATTATTATTTGTCAATGGAAATGTCACTGATATGGTGCCTTCTCCAAATGGAAAAGAACTAATTTTTATTCATAGAGGCGACGTCTTTGTAACGTCGGTTGATGGCAGTTTAACACGCCGATTAACTGAAACCCCTGAACAAGAGCGAAGTATTGATATCAGTCCAGATGGCAGGACAATTGTCTATGCAGGTGAACGCAACAACAGCTGGAATCTTTACACTCAAACTATTGCAGAAAAGAATGAAAAATATTTTGTAAATGCGATTGAACTGAAAGAAGAGATCTTATTAGCAGACGCCAAAGAAAGTTTTCAACCTAAATTCTCACCAACAGGAGAAGATATTGCATACTTAGAAGAGCGCACCAAATTGAGAACAATCAATCTAAAAACCAAAAAAGTGACTCAAATTCACGAAGGTGAAAACCATTTCTCTTATGCCGATGGCGATCAACAATTTGAATGGAGTCCTGACGGAAAATGGCTTGCAATTACCTTTTATCCTAATCAATATTGGTTTGGAGAAATAGGCATCTTAAAAGCCGACGGTACTGGATCGTTAGTTAATGTCTCTAAAAGTGGATTTAGTGATTATTCTCCTAAATGGTCATTAGATGGTTCTATGATATATTGGGCATCAGACAGAAATGGGATGCACAGTGTTGCAAAAACAGGTCCGTCACAATCAGATGTGTATGCCGTATTTTTAACTCAAGAAGCTTACGATAAATATCAATTAAATAAAGATGAATTCTCGTTTGTAGTAGACGATAAAGATGATGAAGACAAAAAAGAAGACGATAATGATTCAAAAAATGATAAGAAAAAGAAAGATGAAGATGCTGAAAAAGAGGAGAAAAAATTAAAGCCAATAACTATTGAGTTTGATAATTTACATAAACGCAAGGAAAAGCTCTCTTTATTCTCAACAAGCCTTTCAGATGCATTAATCACTAAAGATGCTAAATCGCTCTTGTATTTAGGTCGAATTGATAATAAAGCTAATTTATGGAAGCTCGATTTACGAACTAAAGAAATTAAATCTTTAGGTACTTATGGTCGCGGTGGATCTATGAGTTTTGGAAAAGATGCCAAGGAAGTTTTTATATTAAGTGGTGGTCGAATTTCAAAAGTTGAAGTAAGTTCGGGTAAGAAAAAACCTGTGGCTATAAAAGATGAAATGTCTTTTAATTTATCTCATGAACGTTTATATCTAATGGATCATGTGTCTCGTCAAGTAAAGAAAAAATTTTTAGATCCTAATTTACATGGAGCGCCATGGGATGAGTTATCTGCCAATTATAAAAAGTTTGTTCCACATTTAAACAACGATTATGATTTTAAAGATATTCTTGGTGAATTATTAGGCGAACTTAATGCTTCGCACACTGGCGCAAGATTTAGGCAAGCAAATGCAAAAGGGGATCAAACGGCTGCCTTAGGAATTTTTATAGACGACAATCATAAGGGGAACGGCTTGAAAATTTTAGAAATAATGGAAGGAAGTCCGTTAATTAATGGCAGTAAGAAAGTCGTATCTGGTGTAATTATTGAAGCCATAGATGGAGAAAGTATTACACCAGATCTTAATTACTTTGCATTACTCAATCGAAAATCGGCGAAAGCAACCATATTATCTTATTACAACCCAGCAACAAATACGAGGTGGAAAGAGCGCGTAAAACCTATTTCTATTGGAGCTGAAAACGAATTACGTTATCAGCGTTGGGTTAAGAAAAATCGTGATCTGGTGCATACGCTTTCTAACAATCAAATTGGATACATGCATATTCGTAATATGAGTGACGGAAGCTTTAGAGAATTTTTAGATGAAGTTATGGGTGAAGAAGTTAATAAAAAAGCCTTAGTTGTTGATACACGTTTTAATGGCGGAGGTGATTTGGTTGATGATATCACGACATTTTTAAGTGGCAAAAAATACATGGAATTCTCAAACGGTGGAAAAGTAGTTGGTATAGAATCACAACGTCGTTGGACGAAGCCGAGTATTATGTTAGTTGGAGAATCTAATTATTCAGATGCACACTGCACTCCTGCTGGTTATAAAGACTTAAAGATTGGAAAATTAGTTGGAATGCCGGTTCCTGGAACCTGCAGTTTTGTATGGTGGGAACGAATTCAAAATGGTATTGTTTTTGGAATTCCAAACATGCAAGTTTTAGATATTGAAGGTGATGTATTAGAAAACAAAGAATTACTTCCAGACATTGAGGTCAAAAACGGATTTGAAAAGATTACCAGTGGACAGGATGAACAAATAGAAGCTGCAGTAAAGGAGTTATTGAAATCTATGGACTAA
- a CDS encoding nicotinate-nucleotide adenylyltransferase → MKKTILILLVVAISNQVYSQIIKLPEVVITAVNYKYLNAVDSDKNALTVQMLEEKVAMFDLKSSEYYNDEYDTHYVSFYIPDGKILAAYDKNGKLIRTIEKFKNVKLPEKVREAIAKRFPNWTMTSDVYKVDFHKNNVVAKKQYKVRLENGDKRMKVKLDEKGNFE, encoded by the coding sequence ATGAAAAAAACAATCTTAATCTTACTTGTAGTTGCGATAAGCAATCAAGTATATTCTCAAATTATAAAACTTCCCGAAGTCGTTATTACTGCGGTTAATTATAAGTATTTAAATGCTGTTGACTCTGATAAAAATGCGCTTACTGTTCAAATGTTAGAAGAAAAAGTAGCTATGTTTGATCTTAAGAGTTCTGAATATTACAATGATGAATACGATACACATTACGTATCATTTTATATTCCAGACGGCAAAATTCTCGCTGCTTATGATAAAAACGGAAAGCTTATAAGAACCATTGAGAAATTTAAAAATGTTAAACTACCTGAAAAAGTTCGAGAAGCCATTGCTAAACGTTTTCCGAATTGGACAATGACTAGTGACGTTTACAAAGTAGACTTCCATAAAAACAATGTCGTCGCTAAAAAACAGTACAAGGTGCGTCTTGAAAATGGTGATAAAAGAATGAAAGTAAAGCTTGATGAGAAGGGTAATTTTGAATAA